The following proteins are encoded in a genomic region of Chryseobacterium shigense:
- a CDS encoding deoxyuridine 5'-triphosphate nucleotidohydrolase → MEYSKEFKAALSAFSSIEKDRLIFRLLKKDKLLSKKLYFELIDQETTDDKRNAMEENVAEQVLLASKYVGNAKYFLTIIRKLSAEITEHIKITTDKFGEVSLNLLLVNRILDHNSDLSRQRFDNVYKLYIYIINKVFKALVLTKKLDEDYWMEIDELLKETRNKISENHYLQKLCINNGLDMSWLESDYIPEHIEQIMKDTKSQGFLR, encoded by the coding sequence ATGGAATATTCAAAAGAGTTTAAAGCTGCGTTAAGTGCTTTTTCCAGCATAGAAAAAGACCGTCTTATTTTCAGACTGCTGAAAAAGGATAAACTTTTGTCTAAAAAACTGTATTTCGAACTGATCGATCAGGAAACTACCGATGATAAAAGAAATGCAATGGAAGAAAACGTTGCTGAACAGGTTCTCCTGGCTTCAAAATATGTAGGAAACGCCAAATATTTCCTGACCATTATCCGAAAGCTGAGTGCAGAGATAACCGAACACATCAAAATAACCACTGATAAATTTGGGGAAGTTTCACTGAATCTTTTGCTGGTAAACAGAATTCTGGATCATAACAGCGACCTCAGCAGACAAAGATTTGATAATGTTTACAAGCTTTATATCTATATCATTAATAAAGTATTCAAAGCGCTGGTACTAACCAAAAAGCTGGATGAAGATTACTGGATGGAAATTGATGAGCTTCTGAAAGAAACCCGGAATAAAATCTCTGAAAATCATTACCTGCAAAAACTCTGCATCAACAATGGCCTGGATATGAGCTGGCTTGAATCTGATTATATTCCAGAACATATAGAACAGATCATGAAAGACACCAAAAGTCAAGGATTTTTAAGATAA